From the genome of Streptomyces ficellus:
TCGAAGCGCCGGGGGTCAGCTGGATGCACCAGGCACAGGGCGGGGCGTGCGACATCGCGTACGACGACCTCCTGGCGCTCCTGCACGGTTCCACCGGCGGGGACGGTGCAAGGGCGGTGGCGATCGCCGCGGGGTACCTGGTGAACCAGGAGACGATCCGGCACAAGAACGGTGGGCGGCTGGTCATCCTGCCCACGAGCCGGCGCACACGCCTCGGGCCGCCGCGTATTGAGCCCGCCCAGCTGCTCACACCGGACCGGTCGCGGTACTTCCTCACCGAGTCGCTGGCGGAACTGGCGTCCGTCGCCGGCCTCGACACGGTGGTTGTCGACCTGCGGGCGGGCGCTTCGGAACTGTCCGCCCCGATCCTGCTCGATCCCCGGGTTCACCGTACCTTCGTCACCACGCTCAGCAGCCAGTCCCTGGACGGCACGGAGCGGATGATCCGCCAGCTGGGTGACAAGGCCGTGGCCATCACCGGGCAGGACCCGGAGCCGGCCGTCGTGGTGACCCAGTACCGCCAGGACCGGCACGCCGCCGAGGTCGACAAGGCTCGGCTTCAGCTCTCACAGGCGCTCGAAGCCATGCGTGCCGCACCCACCCCCGGTACCGGGGAGACAACGAAGCCCGGGGACACGAGCGACGTGGACGCGTCGGTGCTCACCGAGCCTGTTTTCAGCCCCTTCCGCGAGGAACTGCTCGCCCTGCCCCAGACCTGGGACGAGGTTGTCGAGGTCACCCGCCGGCTCGGTATCGGCGAAAGCCTCGCCGAGACGCTGCCGATCCTCTCCGACGCGGAGCCGGCCCCGGAGGGCGGCGCGGCGGAGGGACTGGAGACGCGCCGCACCGCGCTCCACCGCAGGGCGCGATCGCTGGTCTTCGCCGAGCGGACGGGCCTGGACAATGGCTTGGGGTTCCTCTCCACCGCTCCTCTGCGAAGGCTCGTCGGCGACAATCGCACGTCCCTGCCGGTGACGGTGGTGGTTGGCGCCAAGGGGTCCGGCAAGACCTTCACGTACGCGCGGATGTGTGCCGCCGGGAGCTGGGAGAGGTTCGCCGCAGGAGCCGGCGAGGAGGTCCGGGTGGACGCCCCGGTGGTCCCGGTCCTCGACCCGGCGAACATGGAGCAGCCCGGTGAGGGCATCAGCCCGCAACAGCTGCGGGACCGGGCCGCCGGAGGACAGGGCGCGGGCCGACTGGAGATCACGGGCGTACTGGAGTCCGTCCTCAACGATCCGGCCGGCCGTGAGAACCTCGCTGACTGGCGGCGCGCCTGGCTGCGCTGCATGGCCGTGGCACTGGCCGGTCCGGAGGTCATCGACGAGGATCCCGAACAGGTCCTGCTTCAGCGTTCGCACACCCGCCAGGCCCTGTTCGTCTTCGACGGTCTGGAGGACTTCTTCCAGGCCCTCGAAGGCGAGGCGAAGCGGGTCGCCCTGCGGGCGCTCTTCACCGAGGTCCCCGACTGGCTGCGGTCCTTCCGCGGGCGCCCGTTCGGCACCGTGATCTTCGTGCGCAGCGATCTGGTGCGGTTCGCGGTCCGGCAGAACCTGGGCCAGTTCCTCGACCGCTACGACCCTTATGCGCTGCGCTGGGACTCCCAGGAGGCCCTGCGCCTGGCGCTCTGGGTCGCTACCACCGCGAAGGCCGTACCGCAGGCCGACGGCGACCTGATGGACTACTCGTGGGAGCGCCTCGTGCAGGCTCTCGTTCCGGTCTGGGGGGTGAAGATGGGCCGCAAGAACTCCCGGGAGGCTCGCTCGGACCGCTGGGTGCCGGCGGCCCTGGGCGACTTCAACGACCAGGTTCAAGCCCGTGACGTCGTGCGCTTCATCCGCGACGCGGCGGAGTTCTCGCAGAACGACCAGGACTGGCAGGACCGCCTGCTGACGCCGAGCGCCATGCGTCAGGCGCTGGTCAAGGGTAGCCAGGAGAAGTTGGACGAACTGCGACAGGAGAATCCAGCCGTTGGCGAGCTGCTGCTGAGCGTCGGCAGGCACGCGGACGACGTCGTCATGCCGTTCAACGCCGAGGACGTGGGTCTGGACGCGAACGCCATCACGAGGCTCAGGGAAGCCGGGGCCCTCGACCGGGACTCCGACGGCTTGTACCGGCTGCCGGAGATCTACCGTCACGCCCTCGGCTTCCGCACCCGCGGACGGGTGAGGGTCATCCGTCCCTGACCGGGCTCCGTCCTGCGGAGCGGGAGATGCCCGCCCGCCCCGCAGGGGCCGGTCAGAGCGTGCGGAGGGCGTTCAGCTGGTCGAGGAACCAGCGGGAGGGCGGGAGGGACGTCGCCGCGGCGGCGAGGCGCTTGGTGCGGTCCGCGCGGTCGGTGGGGGAGAGGGTCAGCGCCTCGTGGAGGGCGTCCGCCGTGCCGACGACGTCGTACGGGTTCACCGTGATCGCGTCGTCGCCCAGCTCCTCGTGCGCGCCCGCCTCGCGCGAGAGGACCAGCGCGCAGCCCGCGTCGGAGACGACGGGGACCTCCTTGGCGACGAGGTTCATGCCGTCGCGTACGGGGTTCACGAGCGCCACGTCCGCGAGGCGGTACGCGGCGAGGGAGCGGGCGAAGTCGTCCTCGACGTGCAGGATCACCGGGGTCCAGCCGTCGCGGCCGTACTCCGCGTTGATCTCGTCCGCGAGGCGGGAGACCTGGGCGGTGTAGTCGCGGTAGACGGCGAGGTCCTGCCGGGAGGGGTAGGCGAAGGCGAGGTGCACCACCCGTTCGTGCCATTCGGGGCGTTCGGCGAGCAGGTGCCGGTAGGCGAGGAGGCCGCGGACGATGTTCTTGGACAGCTCGGTGCGGTCGACGCGCACGATGGTCTTGCGGTCGGGGCCGATCTGGTCGCGCAGGGCGGCCATCCGGTCGGCGACGTCGGGGCGGCGCGAGCGCTCGCGGAGGAAGTCGGCGTCGGCGCCGAGGCCGTGCACGCCCAGTTCGGTGCGGTGGGGGCGGCCGTGTGCGGAGTGCTCGACGGTCGGGGGGAGGTCCTTGGCCCAGGTGGTCCGTACGTCCATGTCCCGCAGCGAGCGCGCGCAGCAGGACTGGAAGGCCTTCAGCCAGCGCCAGGTCAGGAAGCCGAGCCGGTCCGCGCCGAGCATGCCGAGCAGCAGTTCCTCGGCGATGTCGTCGGGGAGCATGGCGAAGTACTCGGTGGGCGCCCACGGGGTGTGGGAGAAGTGGCCGATGCGCAGGTCGGGCCGGAGTTCGCGGAGCATGCCGGGGACGAGGGCCAGGTGGTAGTCCTGGACGATGACGACGGCGCCGTCGCCCGCCTCCTCGGCGAGCGCCTCGGCGAAGGCGCGGTTGTAGAGGCGGTAGGACGCCCACTGCCGGCGGAATTCCGCGTCGAAGACGGGCTCCAGGGGCGTCTGGTAGAGCATGTGGTGCACGAACCAGAGCACCGAGTTCGCGATGCCGTTGTAGGCGTCGGCGTGCACGGCCGCGTCGATGTCGAGCATCTTCACGCCCGGCTCGGCCGCGGCGCCCTGCCGGACCGCCTGCCGGTCGCCGTCGCTGAGCGCGGCGCACACCCACAGGGCGCCCGCGTCGGGCCCGATCGCGGACAGTCCCGACACCAGCCCGCCCCCGCCGCGCCGGGCGTCGAACGTGCCGTCCGCACGGGGGGCGTAGCTGACGGGACCGCGGTTCGAGGCGACAAGAATCTGGGCTGCCATGGAGACGAACCTAGCCCGTTGCCCAAACGCTCAAACGTGCGCCGATCAGGCCACCCGGCGGCGGCGTGCGTACTCGGCCACTTCGGTCATGGGCGGGCGTTCCTCGCTGTCGACGTCGTGGGTGCGCGGTACGAAGCCGTGGTCGGCCCGGTCGAACTGGGTGAGCCGGGGCCGCACCAGGTGTCCGCGGGACAGCCGCACCTGTGCGGTCCGGTAGATCGCCGCGGCCATCCGGCCGAGTGCCCGTTCGTCCTGGTGCCGGTGTTTCCGGACGCCCACGTCGACCTGAGCGAGGGCGTCGAGGCCCACGGTGTGCAGGGCGTCCACGAGGAGGCCGAGTTCGACACCGTACCCGACGGGGAAGGGGAGCCGTTCCAGCAGGCTGCGGCGGGCCGCGTACTCGCCGCCGAGGGGCTGGACGAAGCCGGCGAGCTGCGGCCAGTGGAGGTTGAGCAGTGGCCGGGCCACCAGCTCGGTGACCCGTCCGCCGCGGCCGGGGGCGCCCGCGAGGGGGCGGTCGTACATGGCCTTGACGAAGTGGACGGACGGGTCGGTGAGGAGGGGGCCGACGATGCCGGTGACGAAGTCGGCCGAGAAGTCACGCAGGTCGGCGTCGACGAAGCAGACGATGTCGCCGCCG
Proteins encoded in this window:
- a CDS encoding KGGVGR-motif variant AAA ATPase; protein product: MEATSPLLPGNLLTWVDVDEHCTSLAVAGRWPDWLREANAWWDGIELTIDSGVSDEDVLAWLDTAFGRGSVIGSADGPVLVLDRPQLMEREGLPVRIYPADDFSPGFRPPLLVERRITEALGSPLPRPAEDGFAGGTQVVAFHSFKGGVGRTVHAVAFADLLAQRGRGVLLVDADLEAPGVSWMHQAQGGACDIAYDDLLALLHGSTGGDGARAVAIAAGYLVNQETIRHKNGGRLVILPTSRRTRLGPPRIEPAQLLTPDRSRYFLTESLAELASVAGLDTVVVDLRAGASELSAPILLDPRVHRTFVTTLSSQSLDGTERMIRQLGDKAVAITGQDPEPAVVVTQYRQDRHAAEVDKARLQLSQALEAMRAAPTPGTGETTKPGDTSDVDASVLTEPVFSPFREELLALPQTWDEVVEVTRRLGIGESLAETLPILSDAEPAPEGGAAEGLETRRTALHRRARSLVFAERTGLDNGLGFLSTAPLRRLVGDNRTSLPVTVVVGAKGSGKTFTYARMCAAGSWERFAAGAGEEVRVDAPVVPVLDPANMEQPGEGISPQQLRDRAAGGQGAGRLEITGVLESVLNDPAGRENLADWRRAWLRCMAVALAGPEVIDEDPEQVLLQRSHTRQALFVFDGLEDFFQALEGEAKRVALRALFTEVPDWLRSFRGRPFGTVIFVRSDLVRFAVRQNLGQFLDRYDPYALRWDSQEALRLALWVATTAKAVPQADGDLMDYSWERLVQALVPVWGVKMGRKNSREARSDRWVPAALGDFNDQVQARDVVRFIRDAAEFSQNDQDWQDRLLTPSAMRQALVKGSQEKLDELRQENPAVGELLLSVGRHADDVVMPFNAEDVGLDANAITRLREAGALDRDSDGLYRLPEIYRHALGFRTRGRVRVIRP
- a CDS encoding alpha,alpha-trehalose-phosphate synthase (UDP-forming); this translates as MAAQILVASNRGPVSYAPRADGTFDARRGGGGLVSGLSAIGPDAGALWVCAALSDGDRQAVRQGAAAEPGVKMLDIDAAVHADAYNGIANSVLWFVHHMLYQTPLEPVFDAEFRRQWASYRLYNRAFAEALAEEAGDGAVVIVQDYHLALVPGMLRELRPDLRIGHFSHTPWAPTEYFAMLPDDIAEELLLGMLGADRLGFLTWRWLKAFQSCCARSLRDMDVRTTWAKDLPPTVEHSAHGRPHRTELGVHGLGADADFLRERSRRPDVADRMAALRDQIGPDRKTIVRVDRTELSKNIVRGLLAYRHLLAERPEWHERVVHLAFAYPSRQDLAVYRDYTAQVSRLADEINAEYGRDGWTPVILHVEDDFARSLAAYRLADVALVNPVRDGMNLVAKEVPVVSDAGCALVLSREAGAHEELGDDAITVNPYDVVGTADALHEALTLSPTDRADRTKRLAAAATSLPPSRWFLDQLNALRTL
- a CDS encoding glucosyl-3-phosphoglycerate synthase; this encodes MLEEVERWLEQRSWSVADRPLDRLLAAKRGTTVSVVLPALNEEATVGEIVTVIRRDLMSASAPLVDELVVIDSGSTDRTSEVAAAAGARVVHRDAILPRIPALPGKGEVLWRSLLVTGGDIVCFVDADLRDFSADFVTGIVGPLLTDPSVHFVKAMYDRPLAGAPGRGGRVTELVARPLLNLHWPQLAGFVQPLGGEYAARRSLLERLPFPVGYGVELGLLVDALHTVGLDALAQVDVGVRKHRHQDERALGRMAAAIYRTAQVRLSRGHLVRPRLTQFDRADHGFVPRTHDVDSEERPPMTEVAEYARRRRVA